From a region of the Chroicocephalus ridibundus chromosome 8, bChrRid1.1, whole genome shotgun sequence genome:
- the LOC134519674 gene encoding zinc finger protein 501-like isoform X2 produces MREEVASLPHQTAIKAEDGIVSKKEEDAHQGIPRPVESMGLLLGLSKQNSSQNPAQDPVLPHRSERVQRPLGKRQSRVTLCGKSFRRLPDIIQQRNPSAGRLTICGDCGKSFRVSSNLIQHRRIHTGEKPFACTECGESFRQRSHLIQHQRIHTGERPYACSECGKSFSMSSKLIRHQVTHTGEKPYKCSECGKSFSGNSQLVQHRRVHTGEKPYECSDCGKSFSVSSALTRHQRVHTGEKPYECTECGKSFSQSSELMKHQRVHTGEKPYECSECGKSFTVSSALIQHRRFHMGERPYRCTECGKSFTVSSHLIQHRRFHTGERPFECTECGKNFLWRSALLRHHRVHTGERPYACADCGDSFRQSAHLIQHRRIHTGERPYACADCGKGFTVSSALLRHQQIHRGGEP; encoded by the coding sequence CAGAAGATGGGATTGTGagcaagaaagaggaagatgCCCACCAAGGCATCCCCAGGCCAGTGGAGTCCATGGGTTTACTCTTGGGACTCTCCAAGCAGAACAGTTCCCAGAATCCTGCACAGGACCCGGTCCTCCCACACAGGTCAGAAAGGGTTCAAAGACCTCTGGGGAAGAGGCAAAGCCGGGTGACACTGTGTGGAAAAAGTTTCCGGAGACTGCCAGATATTATCCAGCAGAGAAATCCTTCTGCAGGAAGACTGACAATATGTGGGGACTGTGGGAAGAGCTTCAGGGTGAGCTCCAACCTCATCCAGCATCGGAGAATCCACACCGGAGAGAAACCCTTCGCCTGCACTGAGTGCGGGGAGAGTTTCCGGCAGCGGTCGCATCTCATCCAGCACCAGAGAATCCACACAGGGGAGAGGCCCTATGCGTGCTCCGAGTGCGGAAAGAGCTTCAGCATGAGCTCGAAGCTGATCCGGCACCAGGTAACCCACACCGGGGAGAAGCCTTACAAGTGCTCTGAGTGCGGGAAAAGCTTCTCCGGGAACTCTCAGCTTGTCCAGCACCGGCGAGTGCACACTGGGGAGAAACCCTATGAGTGCAGCGACTGTGGGAAGAGTTTCAGCGTGAGCTCGGCCCTGACGCGacaccagcgggtccacaccgGGGAGAAACCCTACGAGTGCACGGAGTGCGGGAAGAGCTTCAGCCAGAGCTCCGAGCTCATGAAgcaccagcgggtccacaccgGGGAGAAGCCGTATGAGTGCTCGGAGTGCGGGAAGAGCTTTACCGTGAGTTCAGCTCTCATCCAACACCGGCGGTTCCACATGGGCGAGCGTCCTTACAGGTGCACCGAGTGTGGAAAGAGCTTCACTGTGAGCTCCCACCTCATCCAGCACCGCCGCTtccacaccggggagcgccccTTTGAGTGCACCGAGTGTGGGAAGAACTTCCTGTGGAGATCAGCCCTGCTCCGGCACCACCGGGTCCACACAGGGGAGAGGCCCTACGCCTGTGCCGACTGTGGGGACAGCTTTCGGCAGAGCGCCCACCTCATCCAGCACCGGCGCATCCACACCGGGGAGCGTCCCTACGCCTGTGCTGACTGCGGGAAGGGCTTCACCGTGAGCTCTGCACTCCTCCGGCACCAGCAGATCCACAGGGGAGGGGAGCCCTAG
- the LOC134519674 gene encoding zinc finger protein 501-like isoform X1, protein MISHMDQPEERWFSRLHAYRGTSLPGGTCPAEDGIVSKKEEDAHQGIPRPVESMGLLLGLSKQNSSQNPAQDPVLPHRSERVQRPLGKRQSRVTLCGKSFRRLPDIIQQRNPSAGRLTICGDCGKSFRVSSNLIQHRRIHTGEKPFACTECGESFRQRSHLIQHQRIHTGERPYACSECGKSFSMSSKLIRHQVTHTGEKPYKCSECGKSFSGNSQLVQHRRVHTGEKPYECSDCGKSFSVSSALTRHQRVHTGEKPYECTECGKSFSQSSELMKHQRVHTGEKPYECSECGKSFTVSSALIQHRRFHMGERPYRCTECGKSFTVSSHLIQHRRFHTGERPFECTECGKNFLWRSALLRHHRVHTGERPYACADCGDSFRQSAHLIQHRRIHTGERPYACADCGKGFTVSSALLRHQQIHRGGEP, encoded by the coding sequence CAGAAGATGGGATTGTGagcaagaaagaggaagatgCCCACCAAGGCATCCCCAGGCCAGTGGAGTCCATGGGTTTACTCTTGGGACTCTCCAAGCAGAACAGTTCCCAGAATCCTGCACAGGACCCGGTCCTCCCACACAGGTCAGAAAGGGTTCAAAGACCTCTGGGGAAGAGGCAAAGCCGGGTGACACTGTGTGGAAAAAGTTTCCGGAGACTGCCAGATATTATCCAGCAGAGAAATCCTTCTGCAGGAAGACTGACAATATGTGGGGACTGTGGGAAGAGCTTCAGGGTGAGCTCCAACCTCATCCAGCATCGGAGAATCCACACCGGAGAGAAACCCTTCGCCTGCACTGAGTGCGGGGAGAGTTTCCGGCAGCGGTCGCATCTCATCCAGCACCAGAGAATCCACACAGGGGAGAGGCCCTATGCGTGCTCCGAGTGCGGAAAGAGCTTCAGCATGAGCTCGAAGCTGATCCGGCACCAGGTAACCCACACCGGGGAGAAGCCTTACAAGTGCTCTGAGTGCGGGAAAAGCTTCTCCGGGAACTCTCAGCTTGTCCAGCACCGGCGAGTGCACACTGGGGAGAAACCCTATGAGTGCAGCGACTGTGGGAAGAGTTTCAGCGTGAGCTCGGCCCTGACGCGacaccagcgggtccacaccgGGGAGAAACCCTACGAGTGCACGGAGTGCGGGAAGAGCTTCAGCCAGAGCTCCGAGCTCATGAAgcaccagcgggtccacaccgGGGAGAAGCCGTATGAGTGCTCGGAGTGCGGGAAGAGCTTTACCGTGAGTTCAGCTCTCATCCAACACCGGCGGTTCCACATGGGCGAGCGTCCTTACAGGTGCACCGAGTGTGGAAAGAGCTTCACTGTGAGCTCCCACCTCATCCAGCACCGCCGCTtccacaccggggagcgccccTTTGAGTGCACCGAGTGTGGGAAGAACTTCCTGTGGAGATCAGCCCTGCTCCGGCACCACCGGGTCCACACAGGGGAGAGGCCCTACGCCTGTGCCGACTGTGGGGACAGCTTTCGGCAGAGCGCCCACCTCATCCAGCACCGGCGCATCCACACCGGGGAGCGTCCCTACGCCTGTGCTGACTGCGGGAAGGGCTTCACCGTGAGCTCTGCACTCCTCCGGCACCAGCAGATCCACAGGGGAGGGGAGCCCTAG